A single genomic interval of Gemmatimonadaceae bacterium harbors:
- a CDS encoding aminotransferase class III-fold pyridoxal phosphate-dependent enzyme: MVFKRFFDRGQAQPAADVSEPPDDETPESLVPEDDADAPEAAADHSWAERAAKLIPGGSSTASKRPMGLFGSDTPDAPTHFLHAAGCHVVATDGETYVDCTMALGAVALGYAEPHVTRAVLDAVGGGHVAGLSSALEVEVAERFCGMVPCAEQVRFLKTGAEATSAAVRIARTYTGRDVVIASGYLGWHDWACDAAGVPAGARQDTIDVPFDDLAALDAAADRAGDRLAAIILEPVVERLPSAAWIARAQAICTQRGAALIFDEMKTGFRLAPGGYQEISGVTPDLATFGKALANGFPLSAVCGRADLMDAARRTWISSTLAGEASALAAAYVVLDWHQQADICEALAKNGAEMRRVVSAAIAASGIPGVRLEGLDPMWFLRFDDPAVEHDFLERAMAHGVLFKRGAYNYACVAHDDDAVRAIEHAASASFVEMLEPS, from the coding sequence ATGGTCTTCAAACGATTTTTTGATCGCGGCCAGGCACAGCCCGCCGCCGACGTGTCCGAACCGCCCGACGACGAGACGCCCGAGTCGCTCGTCCCCGAAGACGACGCCGACGCGCCCGAAGCGGCGGCCGATCACTCGTGGGCCGAGCGCGCCGCCAAGCTCATCCCCGGCGGCTCGTCCACGGCCAGCAAGCGCCCCATGGGCCTGTTCGGGTCCGATACGCCCGACGCCCCCACCCACTTCCTGCACGCCGCGGGGTGCCACGTGGTGGCCACCGACGGCGAGACGTACGTGGATTGCACGATGGCCCTCGGCGCCGTCGCGCTCGGGTACGCGGAACCCCACGTGACGCGCGCCGTGCTCGACGCCGTCGGCGGTGGACACGTCGCGGGCCTGTCCAGCGCCCTCGAGGTGGAAGTCGCCGAGCGGTTCTGCGGCATGGTGCCGTGTGCCGAGCAGGTGCGCTTTCTCAAGACCGGCGCCGAGGCCACGTCGGCCGCCGTGCGCATTGCCCGCACATACACCGGGCGGGACGTCGTCATCGCGTCGGGCTATCTCGGCTGGCACGACTGGGCGTGCGACGCGGCGGGCGTTCCCGCCGGCGCTCGCCAGGACACCATCGACGTTCCGTTCGACGACCTCGCCGCACTCGACGCCGCCGCCGACCGGGCCGGCGACCGGCTCGCCGCGATCATCCTCGAGCCGGTGGTGGAGCGTCTGCCCTCCGCCGCCTGGATCGCCCGCGCCCAGGCCATCTGCACGCAGCGCGGCGCCGCGCTCATCTTCGACGAGATGAAGACGGGCTTCCGGCTGGCGCCCGGCGGCTACCAGGAAATCTCCGGCGTCACCCCCGACCTCGCCACGTTCGGCAAGGCGCTCGCCAACGGATTCCCGCTCTCCGCGGTGTGTGGTCGCGCCGACCTCATGGACGCCGCGCGCCGCACGTGGATCTCGTCCACGCTGGCCGGGGAGGCGAGCGCGCTCGCCGCGGCGTACGTCGTGCTCGACTGGCATCAGCAGGCCGACATCTGCGAGGCGCTGGCCAAGAATGGCGCTGAGATGCGGCGTGTGGTGTCGGCGGCCATCGCCGCCAGCGGCATCCCGGGCGTCCGGCTCGAGGGGCTCGATCCGATGTGGTTCCTCCGGTTCGACGATCCCGCGGTCGAGCACGACTTCCTGGAGCGCGCCATGGCCCACGGCGTCCTGTTCAAGCGCGGCGCCTACAACTACGCCTGCGTGGCCCACGACGACGACGCCGTGCGCGCCATCGAGCATGCCGCCAGCGCGTCGTTCGTCGAGATGCTCGAGCCGTCGTGA